Proteins encoded by one window of Lathyrus oleraceus cultivar Zhongwan6 chromosome 1, CAAS_Psat_ZW6_1.0, whole genome shotgun sequence:
- the LOC127092099 gene encoding uncharacterized protein LOC127092099, protein MGSNQKSTYSFKFRNPKLGLIKGLISDVKKIRRNNFCVEYGDLLTIMNTEVDAWAIFTLAQLYDPPLRCFTFQDFQLAPTLEEFSHIANISIKDEVPYTGLGGFPTHQQIGSSIHLDKAEVKANLGPKGDTLGFTLKFLVGKASDFKSKEDWVAFNVVLALILYGIVLFPNIDDFVDMTVIRIFLLKNPIPTLLADVYHSIHWRNEKKGGMIQCCAPLLYKWFLSHLPSEGPFVQNKDNLKWSQKIMSLTANDITWYSRVYDDVDIIVKCGNFHNVPLIGTRGCINYNPELAMRQLGFPMNDKPKDKLLEGFLLGEGVKDFDLVKRIGRAWTKVRREGKRERGKKNCIARGPYTSWVQARASQDKLPYPYEPPMHTNPPEPTHVTMEEAKELKVVIQTNVERTDKEEYKRKRVKQGLDQADSCLNTVKSQLKEAVRDCREKEKWWKLATKQKKEIRETLEAEIANLSVSLFESKEREERERRSKESVMAATQVTPEMWKGKCQKAENANEWERYWRGRHDSLLQEGEDWMNARENVNASLEACEETIQFLHEQRNEYRDKFASLIDFCNGMATNVPFMLRCALEDIDNDNIPHSVTEFIYLCEDMMKRFKGELEDLNKQKPAV, encoded by the exons ATGGGTAGCAATCAAAAAAGTACTTATTCATTCAAGTTCAGGAATCCAAAGCTAGGATTGATTAAGGGGTTGATCTCAGATGTGAAAAAAATCAGAAggaacaacttttgtgttgagtATGGTGACCTATTGACTATCATGAACACTGAAGTGGATGCTTGGGCCATTTTCACTTTGGCACAATTATATGATCCTCCCTTGCGGTGTTTCACATTCCAGGACTTCCAGTTGGCGCCAACACTGGAAGAGTTCTCACATATAGCAAACATTAGTATCAAGGATGAAGTCCCTTACACCGGTCTAGGGGGATTTCCTACACATCAACAAATAGGTTCATCTATACATCTAGATAAAGCGGAAGTGAAAGCTAATCTTGGACCAAAAGGAGACACTTTGGGCTTCACTTTGAAGTTCTTAGTGGGAAAAGCTTCAGATTTCAAAAGTAAAGAAGATTGGGTCGCTTTCAATGTTGTGTTAGCCTTGATactctatgggattgtcttgttcccgaacATTGATGACTTCGTGGACATGACTGTTATACGCATCTTCTTGCTCAAGAATCCCATTCCCACCTTGCTTGCAGATGTTTATCACTCCATCCATTGGAGAAATGAGAAGAAGGGGGGGATGATCCAGTGTTGCGCTCCTTTACTGTATAAATGGTTTTTATCTCACTTACCAAGCGAAGGGCCTTTTGTTCAGAACAAGGATAACCTCAAGTGGTCTCAAAAAATCATGTCTCTCACTGCTAATGACATCACCTGGTATTCTCGTGTTTATGATGATGTGGACATAATCGTTAAATGTGGCAACTTCcataatgtgccactcataggaactcgaggttgcatcaattacaatcctgAGCTTGCTATGCGACAACTTGGGTTTCCTATGAATGACAAACCAAAAGACAAGTTGTTAGAAGGTTTCTTGCTGGGAGAAGGAGTGAAGGACTTTGATCTGGTGAAGAGGATAGGTCGTGCCTGGACTAAAGTTCGTAGAGAAGGAAAAAGGGAGCGTGGAAAGAAGAATTGTATAGCTAGAGGGCCATATACAAGTTGGGTCCAAGCCAGAGCTTCTCAAGACAAACTACCATACCCTTATGAGCCTCCAATGCATACAAATCCTCCAGAACCTACTCACGTCACTATGGAGGAAGCTAAAGAGCTCAAAGTTGTCATCCAAA caaatgtggAAAGGACTGATAAGGAGGAATATAAGAGAAAAAGAGTCAAACAGGGGTTAGATCAGGCTGACAGCTGCTTGAATACCGTCAAAAGCCAACTGAAAGAGGCTGTGAGGGATTGTCGTGAGAAAGAGAAATGGTGGAAGCTCGCCACAAAACAAAAGAAGGAGATAAGAGAGACGCTTGAGGCTGAGATAGCCAACCTCAGTGTTTCACTCTTTGAATCAAAAGAAAGGGAAGAACGAGAACGCCGCAGTAAAGAGAGTGTTATGGCTGCTACTCAGGTTACACCTGAAATGTGGAAAGGAAAGTGCCAGAAGGCTGAAAATGCTAATGAGTGGGAACGATACTGGAGAGGCCGACATGACTCTTTGCTACAAGAAGGTGAAGATTGGATGAATGCAAGGGAAAATGTGAATGCTAGTTTGGAAGCCTGCGAGGAAACCATCCAGTTTTTACATGAACAAAGAAATGAGTATCGAGACAAGTTTGCCAGTTTGATAGACTTCTGTAATGGCATGGCTACGAATGTGCCTTTTATGCTAAGATGTGCTTTGGAAGACATAGACAATGACAACATCCCTCATTCAGTGACTGAATTTATTTATCTTTGTGAAGACATGATGAAAAGGTTCAAAGGAGAGTTGGAAGATCTCAACAAACAGAAGCCTGCAGTTTGA
- the LOC127092106 gene encoding uncharacterized protein LOC127092106: MDVVREEQAAFREEMDSVKSKIEQIFEAIQALARREEEARVAAAARNDALVQGVALQSGPSVPIPNPVIYGLPPGFVPPPERNHVPPPAHTSGVVDGVVVQGPPIVNQVVMPRTDEELQDEFEMQNYNGATPVVIPTAAQDSEAILMCRALAEKLRILEGHNSTRLSALEMCLVPNVVIPPKFKAPEFEKYKGLTCPNIHLKMYCRKMIAYARDDKLMIHCFQDNLTGASLDWYM; encoded by the coding sequence ATGGATGTAGTTAGAGAAGAACAAGCTGCCTTCAGAGAGGAGATGGACTCTGTCAAAAGCAAGATCGAGCAGATCTTTGAGGCTATACAAGCTCTGGCTAGAAGGGAAGAAGAGGCTCGTGTTGCCGCTGCTGCAAGGAACGATGCTCTAGTTCAAGGGGTTGCTCTTCAGTCAGGACCTTCAGTTCCTATTCCAAATCCCGTTATCTACGGTCTTCCTCCAGGCTTTGTTCCACCGCCTGAAAGAAATCATGTGCCTCCACCTGCGCATACTTCTGGAGTAGTTGATGGAGTCGTTGTGCAAGGACCTCCGATTGTCAATCAAGTAGTCATGCCCCGCACTGATGAAGAGCTCCAGGACGAGTTTGAAATGCAGAATTACAATGGAGCTACTCCAGTGGTCATCCCTACTGCTGCCCAAGATTCTGAGGCTATCTTGATGTGTCGTGCTCTGGCCGAAAAGTTAAGAATCTTGGAAGGACATAACTCAACCCGTTTAAGTGCCTTGGAGATGTGTCTAGTCCCAAACGTGGTGATTCCTCCAAAATTCAAAGCgcctgaatttgaaaaatacaaaggactCACATGTCCTAACATACATTTGAAAATGTATTGCAGAAAAATGATTGCCTATGCCAGAGATGATAAGCTCATGATCCATTGCTTTCAGGACAATCTaactggggcatctttggactggtacatgtAG
- the LOC127092113 gene encoding uncharacterized protein LOC127092113, with product MPYRPIAPVPIPAPVPHYQVPVPKYQAPQPQFQAPPPQHQQRNQQNNQLRPVQQQRPNQQRPYQQYNNVNTTHIPMTYTQLLPYLIQNGTVVPRALPPMPKPHKPWYDENARCAFHANSEGHTTENCKVFKLRVQELIDQKILSFADVPNVGNNPLPKHDGSGVNAIESSTDDGLIKDVFKLKTLLTVVHARLMEAEMMNGVHDNCVVCSSNPDQCVEFKICLQRLMDQRVIQFTRAKIDEDIAVIVPVFDQERLPKPFVVPYQRNADLDPVKKIEPMVIHVPAPFSFDSTKAVPWNYEPVVYVGNKPVILKEPDVTNIAGASGVTRSGRVFAPEVIPNKESAPTVEPTKGKEVNPPEAGEGSSKKAVIAEEDREFLKIIKKSDYKFLNEAYVADDISVFQFDNVVANLNASSCLMFTDDDLPPNGREHNMALHISIQCTNVTLARVLVDTGEDIVETPLQALEVVNVVQTKPKPVEEPKGVMTSWKSVKAAIEAGCPGSWGTVIDLPEKKDKCGLG from the exons ATGCCTTACCGTCCAATTGCTCCTGTTCCTATTCCAGCTCCGGTACCTCACTATCAAGTTCCAGTTCCAAAATATCAAGCTCCACAACCTCAGTTCCAGGCTCCTCCACCTCAAcatcaacagagaaatcaacagAATAATCAACTGCGTCCAGTTCAGCAGCAACGACCAAATCAACAAAGGCCATATCAACAGTACAATAATGTGAATACCACTCATATCCCAATGACTTACACTCAATTGCTACCGTATCTGATTCAAAATGGGACTGTCGTGCCAAGGGCATTACCTCCAATGCCGAAGCCGCATAAGCCTTggtatgatgagaatgctagatGTGCCTTTCATGCTAATTCAGAGGGTCATACAACAGAGAATTGCAAAGTGTTCAAGCTCCGGGTCCAAGAGTTGATAGATCAGAAAATATTGTCTTTTGCTGATGTTCCAAATGTGGGGAACAACCCTTTGCCTAAACATGATGGTTCAGGTGTCAATGCTATAGAAAGTTCAACTGATGATGGATTGATAAAGGATGTGTTCAAGTTGAAGACTCTTTTAACAGTGGTCCATGCTAGATTAATGGAAGCAGAAATGATGAATGGAGTACATGATAATTGTGTGGTGTGTTCATCCAACCCTGATCAGTGTGTTGAATTCAAAATTTGTCTTCAACGTTTGATGGATCAGCGGGTTATTCAGTTCACCAGAGCAAAGATTGATGAGGATATTGCTGTGATTGTGCCTGTGTTTGATCAGGAGAGGCTTCCCAAGCCTTTTGTGGTCCCTTATCAGAGAAATGCTGACCTAGATCCAGTGAAGAAGATTGAGCCCATGGTTATCCATGTTCCCGCTCCATTCTCATTTGACAGTACCAAAGCCGTGCCTTGGAACTATGAGCCTGTAGTTTATGTGGGTAACAAACCAGTAATCTTGAAGGAGCCAGATGTGACTAACATCGCTGGAGCTAGTGGTGTGACTCGAAGTGGAAGGGTTTTCGCTCCTGAAGTGATCCCAAACAAAGAAAGTGCACCAACAGTTGAACCAACGAAGGGGAAAGAGGTGAATCCTCCAGAAGCAGGAGAAGGCTCATCTAAGAAAGCAGTGATTGCTGAAGAGGATAGAGAATTCTTGAAaatcatcaagaagagtgattacaag TTCTTGAACGAAGCTTATGTGGCAGATGACATCAGTGTTTTTCAGTTTGATAATGTGGTTGCTAATCTCAATGCTAGTAGTTGTTTGATGTTCACTGATGATGATTTACCCCCTAATGGGCGAGAACATAATATGGCGCTTCATATCTCCATTCAGTGTACAAATGTTACTTTGGCTCGAGTACTGGTAGATACAG gtgaagacattgttgaaacTCCTCTCCAAGCCCTTGAAGTGGTCAATGTGGTCCAGACTAAGCCGAAACCTGTTGAAGAACCCAAGGGGGTCATGACCTCGTGGAAGAGTGTGAAAGCTGCAATTGAAGCTGGTTGCCCTGGAAGTTGGGGCACAGTGATTGATTTACCAGAGAAGAAAGACAAGTGTGGATTAGGATAG